In the genome of Photobacterium sp. TY1-4, one region contains:
- the pgl gene encoding 6-phosphogluconolactonase has product MMNYQVFETPDHVVTSLAETLLAYGKENRPVHISLSGGSTPALLFKTLAQSPWAESIAWQNLHFWWGDERCVGPEDPESNYGKTKALLFDHIAIPAENIHRIRGENFAAEEAGRFAEEMLAEIPLKEGVPAFDWVILGMGTDGHTASLFPGQTDYDTTEIAAIAAHPENRQIRVTKTAHLIRHAKRITYLVMGASKASVIKEIHDEAEQATAYPAAQVKAIDGLTEWYLDSEAAQELA; this is encoded by the coding sequence ATGATGAACTATCAAGTATTTGAAACACCTGATCATGTCGTAACGTCACTGGCTGAAACCTTGTTGGCCTACGGCAAGGAAAATCGTCCGGTCCATATTTCACTGTCGGGCGGCAGCACGCCGGCCCTGCTGTTTAAAACCCTGGCTCAGTCGCCATGGGCTGAGTCGATTGCCTGGCAGAACCTGCATTTCTGGTGGGGTGACGAGCGTTGTGTGGGTCCGGAAGATCCGGAAAGCAACTATGGTAAAACCAAAGCCCTGCTGTTTGATCACATTGCGATTCCGGCGGAAAATATTCACCGGATCCGTGGCGAGAACTTCGCCGCCGAAGAAGCGGGTCGATTTGCCGAAGAAATGCTGGCAGAGATCCCCCTGAAAGAGGGCGTCCCGGCATTTGACTGGGTGATTCTGGGCATGGGCACCGACGGCCATACGGCGTCACTGTTCCCAGGCCAGACCGACTACGACACCACTGAGATCGCAGCCATTGCGGCACATCCGGAAAATCGTCAGATCCGGGTGACCAAAACCGCACACCTGATCCGCCATGCCAAGCGCATCACTTATCTGGTGATGGGCGCGAGCAAGGCCTCAGTAATTAAAGAGATTCATGACGAAGCGGAGCAAGCGACAGCTTATCCGGCTGCCCAAGTGAAGGCCATTGACGGCCTGACAGAGTGGTATTTAGATTCAGAAGCAGCCCAAGAGCTAGCGTGA
- the gnd gene encoding decarboxylating NADP(+)-dependent phosphogluconate dehydrogenase, with the protein MKADIGVIGLAVMGQNLILNMNDNGFKVVAYNRTVSKVDEFLNGPAKGSNIVGATSLQDLVDQLERPRKVMLMVRAGDVVDQFIDNLVPLLEEGDIIIDGGNTNYPDTNRRYAALREKGIRYVGAGVSGGEEGARFGPSIMPGGDPEAWPHVKPIFQAISAKTDKGEACCDWVGKEGAGHFVKMVHNGIEYGDMQLISEAYHFMKEGLGMSHDEMQQIFAEWNKTELDSYLIEITADILGYKDEDGEALVEKILDTAGQKGTGKWTGINALEHGIPLTLITDSVFARCLSSLKEQRVEAEKLFNNPISSIEGDKAQWVDALRQALLASKIISYAQGFMLIREASEENGWELNYGNVALMWRGGCIIRSAFLGNIRDAFETNPELAFLGLDPYFKEILENCLPAWRKVVAKSFEAGLPMPCMSSALTFLNGYTTARLPANMLQAQRDYFGAHTYERTDKPRGEFFHTNWTGKGGDISSTTYDV; encoded by the coding sequence ATGAAAGCAGATATTGGTGTAATTGGCCTGGCGGTAATGGGCCAGAACCTTATCCTGAACATGAACGACAACGGATTCAAAGTGGTTGCGTACAACCGTACCGTGTCGAAAGTTGACGAGTTTTTGAACGGTCCGGCGAAGGGTAGCAACATTGTGGGTGCAACCTCGCTGCAGGATCTGGTCGACCAGCTGGAGCGTCCGCGCAAAGTGATGTTGATGGTTCGCGCGGGTGATGTGGTTGATCAGTTCATCGATAACTTGGTGCCACTGCTGGAAGAGGGTGACATCATCATCGATGGCGGGAACACCAATTATCCTGATACCAATCGTCGTTATGCCGCGTTACGTGAAAAAGGCATTCGCTATGTTGGCGCAGGTGTTTCCGGCGGTGAAGAAGGTGCCCGTTTCGGACCTTCGATCATGCCGGGTGGCGATCCGGAAGCATGGCCACATGTGAAGCCGATCTTCCAGGCGATTTCTGCCAAAACCGACAAAGGTGAAGCGTGTTGTGACTGGGTGGGTAAAGAAGGCGCCGGCCACTTTGTGAAAATGGTTCACAACGGGATCGAATATGGTGACATGCAGCTGATCAGCGAAGCGTACCACTTCATGAAAGAAGGTCTGGGTATGTCTCATGATGAGATGCAGCAGATCTTTGCTGAGTGGAACAAAACTGAGCTGGACAGCTACCTGATCGAAATCACTGCCGACATCCTGGGCTATAAAGATGAAGACGGTGAAGCGCTGGTTGAGAAAATTCTCGACACGGCAGGCCAGAAAGGGACCGGTAAATGGACCGGGATCAATGCCCTGGAGCACGGGATCCCACTGACGCTGATCACGGACTCTGTATTCGCCCGTTGCCTGTCTTCATTGAAAGAGCAGCGTGTGGAAGCCGAGAAGTTGTTCAATAACCCAATCAGCAGCATTGAAGGTGACAAAGCGCAATGGGTTGATGCCCTGCGCCAGGCGCTGCTGGCGTCGAAAATCATCTCTTACGCGCAAGGCTTCATGCTGATCCGCGAAGCATCTGAAGAGAATGGCTGGGAACTGAACTACGGTAACGTAGCGCTGATGTGGCGTGGCGGCTGTATTATCCGCAGTGCGTTCCTGGGTAACATCCGTGACGCGTTTGAAACCAATCCTGAGCTGGCGTTCCTGGGTCTGGATCCGTACTTCAAAGAGATTTTGGAAAACTGTCTGCCGGCATGGCGTAAAGTGGTTGCCAAGTCGTTTGAAGCGGGCTTGCCAATGCCATGTATGTCTTCTGCGCTGACGTTCCTGAACGGTTACACCACAGCACGTCTGCCGGCAAACATGCTGCAGGCACAGCGTGACTACTTCGGTGCGCACACCTATGAGCGTACCGACAAGCCACGGGGTGAGTTCTTCCACACCAACTGGACCGGTAAAGGCGGCGATATCTCGTCGACCACCTACGACGTTTAA
- a CDS encoding ParD-like family protein, with amino-acid sequence MGIVKISDDLHEEIRKASQVMSRSINAQAEFWVKMGMLAEMNPTLSYNELVQKLLREVVVPPMEAVHE; translated from the coding sequence TTGGGTATCGTGAAAATTTCAGATGATCTCCACGAGGAGATCCGTAAAGCCAGTCAGGTGATGTCCCGCTCCATTAACGCCCAGGCTGAGTTCTGGGTGAAAATGGGAATGCTGGCCGAGATGAATCCGACCCTGAGCTATAACGAGTTGGTTCAGAAGCTGTTGCGGGAAGTCGTGGTACCGCCGATGGAGGCCGTTCATGAATAA
- the zwf gene encoding glucose-6-phosphate dehydrogenase: MVKPENNCIVIFGASGDLTHRKLIPAFYHLYANGLLSEKFAILGVSRTEYSDQAFRDKLKAALVASEKVDEATLEAFCQHLYYQAVNTSDVEEYAQLKHRLDDLGQQYDTQGNTTFYLATPPSLYSVIPECLAAHGLNDESQGWKRLIVEKPFGYDLASAEVLDDKLHQHFKEHQIYRIDHYLGKETVQNLLVFRFANGMFEPLWNRNFIDYVEITAAEFLGVEERGGYYDGAGAVRDMFQNHLLQVLSMVAMEPPAAINADSMRDEVVKVMNSFQPLSESDLHNNLVLGQYTASDVRGDHLPGYREEQGVADDSRTETYVGLKMFIDNWRWSGVPFYVRTGKRLPTRVTEVVIHFKKTPHPMFSANAPKNKLIIRIQPDEGILMRFGLKKPGAGFESKEVSMDFHYESLEETNMLTAYERLLLDSMKGDATLFARSDAVTACWKYVQPILEYKENPEHLYGYAAGTWGPKEADTLLANDQREWRFPCKNLTDTDYCEL; encoded by the coding sequence ATGGTTAAGCCAGAAAATAATTGCATTGTTATTTTTGGTGCGTCAGGCGATCTGACTCATCGGAAATTGATCCCCGCTTTTTACCACCTCTATGCCAACGGCCTGCTCTCAGAAAAATTCGCGATTCTCGGTGTCAGCCGGACCGAGTATTCTGACCAAGCGTTCAGAGACAAGCTGAAAGCCGCGTTGGTGGCTTCGGAAAAAGTCGACGAAGCGACGCTGGAAGCATTTTGTCAGCACCTTTACTACCAGGCGGTCAATACGTCTGATGTCGAAGAATACGCGCAACTGAAACATCGCCTCGATGACCTGGGTCAACAATACGACACTCAGGGTAATACCACCTTCTATCTTGCGACCCCACCAAGCCTTTACAGCGTGATCCCGGAATGTCTGGCTGCCCACGGCCTGAATGATGAGTCTCAGGGCTGGAAGCGTCTGATTGTGGAAAAACCATTTGGTTATGATCTGGCTTCCGCAGAAGTACTGGATGACAAACTGCATCAGCATTTTAAAGAGCACCAGATCTACCGCATCGATCACTACTTGGGCAAGGAAACCGTGCAAAACCTGCTGGTGTTCCGTTTTGCCAACGGGATGTTTGAGCCGCTGTGGAACCGTAATTTCATCGACTATGTCGAGATCACGGCTGCGGAGTTCCTGGGTGTGGAAGAGCGTGGCGGCTACTATGACGGTGCCGGTGCGGTGCGGGATATGTTCCAGAACCACCTGCTGCAGGTGTTGTCGATGGTGGCGATGGAGCCACCGGCAGCGATTAATGCCGACTCCATGCGTGACGAAGTGGTCAAGGTGATGAACAGCTTCCAGCCACTGTCGGAAAGCGATCTGCACAATAACCTGGTGCTGGGTCAGTATACGGCTTCCGATGTTCGCGGCGATCACCTGCCGGGTTACCGTGAAGAGCAGGGTGTGGCCGATGACTCCCGGACCGAGACCTATGTCGGTCTGAAAATGTTCATCGACAACTGGCGCTGGAGCGGCGTGCCTTTCTATGTCCGGACAGGTAAACGTTTGCCAACCCGGGTGACGGAAGTCGTGATTCACTTTAAGAAAACCCCGCATCCGATGTTCAGTGCCAACGCACCGAAGAACAAGCTGATTATCCGCATTCAGCCGGATGAAGGCATTTTAATGAGATTTGGCCTCAAAAAACCGGGCGCAGGCTTTGAATCGAAAGAAGTTTCGATGGATTTTCATTATGAGAGCCTGGAAGAGACCAACATGCTGACGGCTTACGAGCGTCTGTTGCTGGACTCGATGAAAGGGGATGCGACCCTGTTTGCCCGTTCCGATGCAGTCACAGCCTGCTGGAAATATGTTCAGCCGATCCTCGAATATAAAGAGAATCCTGAGCATCTTTATGGCTATGCGGCGGGTACCTGGGGACCGAAGGAAGCCGACACATTGCTGGCGAACGACCAGCGTGAATGGCGCTTCCCATGTAAGAACCTGACAGATACCGACTACTGCGAGTTATAA
- a CDS encoding alanine/glycine:cation symporter family protein, protein MQSLVDFLNGIIWSPVLIYLCLGAGLFYSITTRFVQIRHFREMWRLLLSGKSSDQGISSFQALAVSLSGRVGTGNIAGVAAAIGFGGPGAVFWMWVVAFLGAATAYTESALAQIYKEEDEDGQFRGGPAYYIEKAMGQKWYAWLFAIATVIACGVMLPGVQSNSIGNAVEAAFGTGGMIETTMGTISLAKIITGTIVSIILAFIIFGGVKRIANFTQIVVPFMALAYIVVAFVIILLNIDMVPTVIGMIVGDAFTPMAGVGAAIGWGVKRGVYSNEAGQGTGPHAAAAADVQHPAQQGLVQSFSIYIDTLLVCSATAFMIIITGAYNVHGGAEGTFLVQNLAADIGANGPVFTQMAIESTMPGFGKPFIAFALFFFAFTTILAYYYIAETNIAYIRRSVKIPGMMFALKLVLTAAVFYGTVKTANLAWAMGDVGVGLMAWLNIVGILIIFFMAKPALAALKDYEAQQKAGVKEFTFDPVKLGIKNADFWEKRLKNSGKPAAQLEEVEGEPVKPIA, encoded by the coding sequence ATGCAGTCGTTAGTAGATTTTTTGAACGGAATTATATGGAGCCCGGTACTGATTTATTTGTGCCTTGGTGCGGGTCTGTTTTATTCCATTACCACGCGTTTTGTACAAATCCGTCACTTTCGTGAAATGTGGCGTCTGCTGCTTTCCGGTAAAAGTTCTGACCAAGGTATTTCCTCTTTTCAAGCACTCGCCGTTTCTTTGTCAGGACGTGTAGGTACCGGTAATATCGCAGGTGTTGCTGCCGCGATCGGATTTGGTGGTCCAGGTGCCGTATTCTGGATGTGGGTTGTTGCCTTCCTGGGTGCTGCGACTGCATACACTGAATCTGCGTTGGCGCAGATTTACAAAGAAGAAGATGAAGACGGCCAGTTCCGTGGCGGCCCGGCCTATTACATCGAAAAAGCGATGGGCCAGAAGTGGTACGCTTGGTTATTTGCCATCGCGACGGTGATTGCTTGTGGTGTGATGCTACCGGGTGTTCAGTCCAACAGTATCGGTAACGCGGTTGAAGCTGCGTTTGGTACCGGCGGCATGATTGAAACCACGATGGGCACCATCAGTCTGGCGAAAATCATCACCGGTACTATCGTGTCGATTATCCTGGCTTTCATCATCTTCGGTGGTGTGAAGCGGATTGCGAACTTCACCCAGATTGTCGTGCCATTCATGGCGCTGGCCTACATCGTGGTTGCGTTCGTTATCATCCTGCTGAATATCGATATGGTGCCAACGGTTATCGGAATGATTGTGGGTGATGCCTTCACGCCAATGGCCGGTGTGGGTGCCGCAATTGGCTGGGGTGTAAAACGAGGTGTTTACTCGAACGAAGCCGGTCAGGGTACAGGTCCACACGCTGCTGCGGCGGCTGATGTCCAGCACCCGGCACAGCAAGGTCTGGTTCAGTCGTTCTCAATCTACATCGATACGCTGCTGGTGTGTTCTGCGACGGCCTTCATGATCATCATCACCGGTGCGTATAACGTTCACGGTGGTGCAGAAGGGACCTTCCTGGTACAAAACCTGGCGGCCGATATTGGAGCCAACGGTCCGGTCTTCACCCAGATGGCAATTGAAAGCACCATGCCTGGTTTCGGTAAGCCGTTCATTGCCTTTGCACTGTTCTTCTTCGCCTTCACCACGATTCTGGCGTACTACTACATTGCGGAAACCAACATTGCCTACATCCGTCGCTCTGTGAAAATTCCGGGCATGATGTTCGCGCTGAAACTGGTTCTGACTGCTGCAGTATTCTACGGCACGGTGAAAACAGCAAACCTGGCGTGGGCCATGGGTGATGTGGGTGTTGGCCTGATGGCGTGGCTGAACATTGTCGGCATCCTGATCATTTTCTTCATGGCGAAACCTGCCCTGGCAGCGCTGAAAGATTACGAAGCGCAACAGAAAGCGGGCGTCAAAGAGTTCACTTTTGATCCAGTGAAACTGGGTATCAAAAACGCGGACTTCTGGGAAAAACGTCTGAAAAATTCAGGCAAGCCTGCAGCACAACTTGAAGAAGTCGAAGGTGAGCCGGTGAAGCCGATTGCTTAA
- the map gene encoding type I methionyl aminopeptidase: MNKVVIKTAQEADLMRESGRLLAQVFAMLDDFIEPGVTTMAINDRVEAFITAELKARPASKGQYDYPYALNTSINEVICHGMPSEQKKLGQRDIINVDITLEKDGFIADSSKMYVMPEATPIARKLVDVTYQAMWQGIRMVRPGARLGDIGHAIQQHAERFGFSVVREYCGHGIGREMHEEPQVLHYGLPDTGLVLREGMTFTIEPMINQGTEKTKTKRDGWTVITRDKKLSAQFEHTVLVTADGVEVLTLREGEQSPA, translated from the coding sequence ATGAATAAGGTGGTGATTAAAACGGCTCAGGAAGCCGATTTGATGCGCGAATCCGGCCGCTTGCTGGCGCAGGTTTTCGCCATGCTGGATGACTTTATCGAACCCGGCGTGACGACCATGGCAATCAATGATCGCGTTGAGGCATTTATCACCGCCGAGCTGAAGGCCCGACCGGCCAGCAAAGGCCAGTATGATTATCCCTATGCGCTTAATACCTCAATCAATGAAGTGATTTGCCACGGAATGCCGAGCGAGCAGAAAAAGCTGGGGCAGCGCGACATTATCAATGTCGATATTACGCTGGAGAAAGACGGCTTTATTGCCGATTCCAGCAAGATGTATGTGATGCCGGAAGCAACCCCAATCGCCCGGAAGCTGGTGGATGTGACCTATCAGGCAATGTGGCAGGGGATCCGAATGGTTCGCCCCGGCGCCCGGCTGGGAGATATCGGCCACGCCATTCAGCAACATGCCGAACGTTTTGGTTTTAGTGTCGTGCGTGAATACTGTGGCCACGGTATCGGCCGGGAAATGCATGAAGAGCCACAAGTGCTGCATTACGGCCTGCCGGATACCGGCCTGGTACTGCGCGAGGGAATGACGTTCACCATTGAACCGATGATTAACCAGGGCACAGAAAAGACCAAAACCAAACGCGATGGCTGGACGGTGATCACCCGCGATAAAAAGCTCTCGGCCCAGTTCGAACATACTGTGTTGGTCACCGCCGATGGCGTGGAAGTGCTGACTCTGCGAGAAGGGGAGCAGAGCCCGGCTTGA
- a CDS encoding isocitrate lyase/phosphoenolpyruvate mutase family protein, which produces MHAFTQLHQQATPLVIGNVWDAASARCAEQAGYQALGTSSAAMASLLGYDDGEQMPFQELVFMVRRIASASSLPLSVDIEAGYSPVPEVIADHIQQLAELGVVGINLEDSRVETSRNLSDADEFASLLFKVREILQQRQVNVFINVRCDAFLLGVDEARAETIKRARLYQASGADGLFVPCITRADDIQAVAEAIRLPLNVMAMPDLPSFEILAQLGVKRISTGNFAFERMYTHLSHQLTTMKQHGSCATLFS; this is translated from the coding sequence ATGCACGCATTTACCCAGCTACACCAGCAAGCAACCCCATTAGTCATCGGCAACGTCTGGGATGCCGCCAGCGCCCGTTGTGCAGAGCAAGCCGGCTATCAGGCACTGGGCACTTCCAGTGCAGCAATGGCCAGCCTGCTTGGGTATGACGATGGTGAACAGATGCCATTTCAAGAGTTGGTGTTTATGGTCCGGCGAATCGCCAGCGCAAGTTCATTGCCGTTGAGTGTGGATATCGAAGCAGGTTACAGCCCGGTGCCGGAAGTGATTGCGGATCATATTCAGCAACTGGCCGAGCTTGGCGTGGTCGGGATCAATCTTGAAGACAGCCGGGTGGAGACAAGCCGCAACCTTAGTGATGCTGATGAGTTTGCGAGCCTGCTGTTCAAGGTGCGTGAAATCTTGCAACAGCGCCAGGTGAACGTCTTTATCAACGTCCGCTGTGATGCATTCTTATTGGGCGTTGACGAGGCGCGTGCCGAAACCATCAAACGTGCACGGTTGTATCAGGCATCCGGGGCTGATGGCTTGTTTGTCCCCTGCATCACCCGAGCGGATGATATCCAGGCCGTCGCCGAGGCAATCCGGTTGCCGTTGAATGTCATGGCAATGCCGGATCTGCCGAGTTTTGAGATCTTGGCTCAGTTGGGAGTTAAGCGGATCAGCACCGGGAATTTTGCTTTTGAGCGGATGTACACGCATCTGAGCCATCAACTGACTACGATGAAGCAACACGGTTCGTGCGCAACGCTGTTCAGCTAA
- a CDS encoding LysR substrate-binding domain-containing protein, producing MYKNINLLVTFECAARHNSYSLAAGELCISQAAVSQQMRQLERDLGCRLFIRKNRQMLLTQQGQALFDGAQPALRMIDRTLNHIHTEDVAGELTISSTQAFTTLWLMPRLQRFSELHPDIQVRIVSSPGFDDLKQSHIDLAIRFGVDVEKHTPKTLACDYFGEDFVYPVCSVRLMETLALASPQDLLSTWLVTLENPGYYSWHHWFEHAGVDGSEHHELWTRVSSTDMALNAVQSGHGVTLAVTYLCRRRLDTGELVIPFDQPHPNSVKRYFVYDPYSAKKARLQVFMQWLKSEMSSEGEHEPSSSK from the coding sequence ATGTATAAAAATATCAATCTACTTGTGACGTTTGAATGTGCGGCCCGACACAACAGTTACAGCCTGGCCGCGGGAGAGCTTTGTATTTCTCAGGCCGCCGTCAGCCAGCAAATGCGGCAATTAGAACGAGACTTAGGGTGTCGGCTGTTTATCCGAAAAAACCGCCAAATGTTACTAACGCAGCAAGGGCAAGCTCTGTTTGATGGCGCGCAACCGGCGTTGCGAATGATTGACCGTACACTGAATCACATTCATACCGAGGACGTTGCAGGGGAGTTGACCATCAGTTCAACCCAGGCGTTTACCACGTTATGGCTGATGCCGCGGCTGCAGCGCTTTTCCGAGTTACACCCTGATATTCAAGTACGTATTGTTTCCTCACCTGGCTTTGACGATCTCAAGCAATCGCATATCGATCTGGCGATCCGTTTTGGGGTTGATGTGGAGAAACACACCCCGAAGACTCTTGCCTGCGACTATTTTGGCGAAGATTTTGTGTATCCGGTGTGCTCGGTCCGGCTGATGGAGACTTTGGCGCTCGCATCGCCACAAGATTTGCTCTCCACCTGGCTTGTGACGCTGGAAAACCCTGGTTACTATAGCTGGCACCACTGGTTTGAACATGCTGGCGTTGACGGTTCTGAGCACCATGAACTGTGGACGCGTGTCAGCAGCACGGATATGGCGCTAAATGCGGTTCAAAGTGGTCATGGTGTCACACTCGCCGTGACCTACCTCTGTCGCCGACGACTTGATACCGGTGAGTTAGTGATCCCATTTGACCAGCCGCATCCGAATTCGGTGAAACGCTACTTCGTGTACGATCCGTATTCAGCGAAAAAGGCTCGCTTACAGGTGTTCATGCAATGGCTGAAATCGGAGATGTCGAGTGAAGGCGAACATGAACCTTCATCATCGAAGTGA